In a genomic window of Sporosarcina trichiuri:
- a CDS encoding glycerophosphodiester phosphodiesterase, producing the protein MELGNRPRVYAHRGASGAYFENTMEAFRGAAEEGADGIELDVQLSKDGVFFVIHDPDLVRLAGIRCRISDMEAADIDQVQIGRRFTRKFRGFHIPRLSKVITFALMEPIGLNVEMKETISENPDCLQALLNQLAVLDDVHLSSFDYSLIVKAKELEPSMETAFLLKKAVLKEKSLADYPAADAFHFHKRMLTDTYAEQWQAADRPIRIYGVDGTEPFIEDPPAYIHGWITDYPGRFCK; encoded by the coding sequence ATGGAGCTCGGAAACAGGCCGAGAGTCTATGCGCACCGGGGGGCGTCCGGCGCGTACTTTGAAAATACGATGGAGGCATTCCGCGGGGCGGCGGAGGAAGGCGCAGACGGAATCGAGCTGGACGTCCAGCTGTCGAAGGACGGTGTGTTCTTTGTCATCCATGATCCGGATCTTGTCAGGCTGGCAGGCATCCGATGCCGGATTTCCGATATGGAAGCGGCCGATATCGACCAAGTGCAGATAGGCAGACGGTTCACCCGTAAATTCAGGGGCTTTCATATACCGAGGCTGTCGAAAGTCATCACCTTCGCCCTCATGGAGCCGATCGGACTCAATGTTGAAATGAAAGAGACGATTTCGGAAAATCCGGACTGCCTGCAGGCTCTGCTGAATCAGCTGGCAGTGCTGGATGATGTCCATCTGTCTTCTTTCGATTATTCACTGATCGTGAAAGCGAAGGAACTGGAGCCGTCGATGGAAACTGCATTTCTGCTGAAAAAGGCTGTGCTGAAGGAAAAGTCGCTGGCAGATTATCCTGCCGCGGATGCATTCCACTTCCATAAACGGATGCTGACCGATACCTATGCCGAGCAATGGCAGGCGGCAGATCGGCCGATCAGGATATACGGTGTGGACGGGACGGAACCCTTCATAGAGGATCCGCCGGCGTACATCCATGGCTGGATCACCGACTATCCCGGCCGCTTTTGCAAATGA